GGTCGCCAGTACGGAGGCCAAAGCGGCGAATTTGAGTTTGCGAGACATACACATCATCGGGGCCAGGCAACATGCGGTCGCTGCGTAGAAACCCGAAACCGTCAGAAACGATATCGAGAATCCCGGTGTTGAAAATATTGCCTGCTTGTTCAGTTTGAGCCTGAATTAATTTGTAAATGAGGTCTTGTTTCTTGAGGCGACTATAGCCAGAGATATCTAGCTCCCGAGCCATTTCTTGGAGGTCGCTCAACGTTTTGTTTTCTAAATCAGCAAGGTTGACCACCGTGCTATCCTCCTACGATGAATTCTTACAGCGGGCGTGCATCATCCGACCTCTTCAAAAAATCAATGGCGTTGCGTGGCGAACTAATAGCATAGTTCAGCCAATATGCCGCACAACCATGCGTTCACGGACGTGCCCACAATGGGAAGCGATCTTGTGAGGGGATGTAACTAATCAGTTGCGTTTTAAAAAGTTGGCTGCTGTTTGGAGATGTGTGAATGTGACGCTGGAAGGGGATTCCCAAATGCGTCGCACGCAGTATACCACGACTGACAAAAGCAAGCAACGCCATTTTTAATCATGACGTTGCTCGATTTTAAGCAATTTCTAAGTCAAGCAGTGACGGTATATTTAGTGCTCGGCAAACGGCAAATCTGAAATCCGCATCAATTTATCCCAACGGTGACGAGACTCGATGTAGCGCACTGTGCCAGAGGCCGAACGCATTACCAACGAGTGAGTGGTAGCACCCCACCCAAAAAATTGTACGCCCTTGAGAAAATCCCCGGTCGTAATTCCCGTCGCCGCCCAAAAAATATTGTCTCCTTGTACCAAATCGTTGGTCGTGTACACTTTGTCGAGATTCAAGCCGTTCTGACGGGCTAGGTCACGCTCACGGTCATTACGCGGCCAGAGCTTACACTGGATCTCGCCACCAGTACACTTCATGGCGCAGGCCGAAATCACCGACTCGGGTGCTCCGCCAATGCCCATGAGAATATCTGCGGGAGCCTCAAGCATGCTCGGCATGAGGCTGGCTGCAACGTCACCATGCAAAATCAGTTTAATCCGCGCTCCCATTTCACGAATCCGCGCAATAACATCGTGATGGCGAGGCCGATCAAGCACAATGACGGTTACATCTTCGACCCGTTTTTTAAGTGCTTTGGCAACGCTGCGGATGTTGTCTTCAACCGAAGCGTTGATATCGATACTGCCCTTGGCCGATTCGCCAACGGCAATTTTATCCATGTAGACGATCCCTGGTGGGTTGAATAGACTGCCACGTTCGGCTGCTGCGACGACCGCAATTGCCCCCGGCATGCCTTGGGCCAGCAAGGTTGTGCCTTCAACTGGATCAACCGCAATATCGACCCGTGGTTCGTTGCCGTTGCCGATCTGCTCGCCAATGTAGAGCATGGGTGCTTCGTCTTTTTCGCCTTCGCCGATCACCACAATCCCATCCATATCGGTGGCATTGAGGGCAAACCGCATGGCATCGACCGCCGCACCATCAGCTTCGTTCTTATCGCCCCGACCCATCCAGCGGGCTGAACGTAACGCAGCCGCTTCGGTTGCCCGTTGGAGATCAAACCCCAAATTACGCTCCAGCTTCATGCCAACCTCCTTGTTGTGCAATATCATCGCTTGCGAGCTTTACGATTATTCTAAAAATGCGATTGTACCATATTTCGCAAAGTCGGCAGCAAATGATGCTTGCTAACGAACACAATCAAATTTGTAGGATGTTGAATTAAGCGTGTGAGCCTTTGGTTCGCCTAACTGCGGCTGATAATACCATAGTTTTTCATCAGAACGTAGTAGGTTCTTAGTCCTAGTGCCAATCAGCATACGTGGGAATTATTTGGGGGCAAAGCGACCAACCACGGGCAACCAGCGCGTAGCTCGCACATAGATATGGCTGAGTGCTCCGTTGCCACGCCAGCGCACCATCGCATGAGCCAAGCCAACCCAAATGCCCAAAATCAAGCCACCCACAAGCCAACCTAGCCATGAGCCAACCAAATAGCCAACCAACACTGCCAACGACAATAAAATCAGCATAATCAAAAATTCACTAGGATCGTCGGCTTTGTAACTGCGCGGTCGTTGGGGTTCTTCGGGCTTGGCAGCCGGCTTGCTCGGCTGCATTGGATGTTGCTTAACCGTGGTTGGCAACGCTTCGCTTTCGATCGCGGTGCTATAGCCAGCAACCGAACTGCCAGCATGGGCGGCTTGTTGTCGCTCACGAAACAGCTGTTGCCAATCAAATTGAGTGGTGGCTTGCGAATGCGCCCAAAGCTCCAACGCTAATTTGATTGCTGCTGGATACCCGCCTGCCAATTTGATCACTTGGCTGATGGTGATAGGATCTGGATTCAAGTTAGCACCTTGGGTCAGGGTTGTGATCAAACTGCGGACTTCGCGTTCGGGCATAGGCGCTAGGGTAATTTGGCTGAGCGTGCTTTGTAAATCAGTGGCAATTCGATCAAGCGGTTGGCTGCTAGCAGCGACAATTTGCAAAAAGCCCTCGTTAACCCAACCACGTAGCGCACTACGAACTACTCCAATCCAGCCCATGCCTGCCGATTCTAAATCGTCGAGTAGCAGCAACATCGGTGGCGTTGTCGCTTCGTGAAAGGCTTGAGTTAGGCTGAGTTCATCATCGCCATTGGCTCGCAACGCCCGCAGCATTGGCGAATACAAATCACGCGCCTCGTTAACTCGGGCAAGGCTCAAGAAAACCACTTGAGGTGGTTCGTCGAGCACCATGGCCACAGCTTGGCCAATATGATGCAGCAACGAGGTTTTGCCGCTGCCTGACGGGCCGATCACTGCACATGAGCGACCAGCCGCCAGCGCTTCGTTAATTTGAACAATCTCACGTTCGCGCCCAACAAAGTCGCGCGGATCGTGGATGGGTGTGGTTGAAAAATAGGGTTGTGTCATAGATTTAGAACATAGAACATAGAACATACAGATCAATGTTGATCAGCATAAGGCTATCATACTCGAAGTTGGCAAGTTTACATGAAACCATGAAGGGCTGAAACTGCGAAGAGCGTTTTTTAGCCACGAATTGGACGAAGCGCACGGATGATGATTATGCTAGCCACAAATAAGCACCGATTGCTATGATTAGCTTAATTTTGCTAGACCTAATGTGGTAATTGGATTCTCGCTATTTTGCCTGACCCCTAGCCCCTGAATCCTGATCCCTCGAATACTCTGCGTCGCTGGGTTAACAAATGAGGATCGAGCTATCGCAAGCCCGATCCATATGTTCTATGCTCCTTAATTGGTAACCGTTGGCACAGGACCGCTTGGTGGGCCGAGCACACTTGAGGCAACCCAACCACGACCAGTCCCATCGGGCAACTGAATTTCATACCAGTCGCCAGATTGACCAAGCACTTGCACATTATCGCCAGCCTTCAACTGGGCGATTGGGTCATTGTTGGTGTTTGGCGCTGGCCGAACATTGGCGGTTGGGGCAACCACAGTGGCAGTTGCCGGAGCCAAGGTTGGGGTCGCCGCAGGATCAAGCGTGGGCGTTTCCTCAACCAAATCCTCTTCAGGATCGTCTTCGCTGCTGAGATCTTCGCTGACTGGGGTTGCGGTTGGCAAAATTGGCGTGACGGCAGTGCCCCAAACTGCATGATTTGACTCGTTGATGGCACCGCGCACGGTGGTAATTCGATCATTTGCCCAAAATAAGGCAAAGAAGGCTACTGCAACCAACAAGGCAATTCGGATTGGGTCGGAAAGTCGCAGGATTGTGCTCGTCCGTTGCATTTCGCGCAACGTTGCGGCGGCACTAGCAGCCACAGGCTCACCCCAACTGGTACGGCTGCGATCGTCGCGGGCAGTGCGGCGTAAGGCCAACAAGGCTCGACCATCGCCAACTTTGCCCAACGCTCGTACCGCAGCCCAGCGCACATTGCTGTTGGGGTGATTTAAGGCTTGGCTCAAGGGACGACTTGCGCGGCCATCGCCAATTTGGCCGAGGGCTTCAGCAGCTCGATACGCCCGCAACCATGGATAGCGTGGATCAAGCGCATCGATCAGCAATGGCACAGCCTGCGCACCTAAACGAATCAGATCATCCTCAGCCCGTTCATGATTGGGATCGTTGGTGTTATCTAAAGCTACGACCAATTGACGTAATTGGGCATCGGCAACCTGTGGTGGGGCTGCTTCGGGCCGCGCCTGTGATGGTTGGGGTTGGCGTGGCTGTGCTGGTGGTAATTGATCAGTCATATCATCTAATCTCGAATAAGCATATTAATAATAAGGATGTGGTTGCAATTGCTCAAGGCACTCACAACCTTGGCATTGTACCAGAGAAAGCAACATCAAATATCTACAGCAGGTTCGTGACCAGCAAATCTCGACTGATTAGCCAAGGTTGGCAATTGAATCAAATGGGCTATCCAAAGCGAATATGGTACAATTGATCTACATGCAGCTCGTTGTGGTGTTCGCAAACGGCTGTTTTTTTTAGGGCAAACACGAGAGTCTATGCTGCTAGAATTATTTATTGCCGATTTCGCAATTATTGACCAAGTACGCCTGCACTTTACCCCTGCCTTTAATGTGCTGACGGGTGAAACCGGAGCCGGTAAGTCAATTATGATTGATGCACTCGGCATGTTACGGGGCGAACGAAGCGATCCCAGTTTTGTGCGAGCTGGAAGCAATCAAGCCCGGGTTGAAGGCATCTTCACACTGGCTGATCGCCCTGATATTCTACCTATTTTAGCCGAATATGGCCTTGATGGTGCTGACGATGATCAGATTATTCTGACCCGTGAAATTCATGGAGCCAGCGGGCGTAGCGTTGCCCGGATTAATGGCCGCGCCGTGAGTAGTGCCGTGCTGCGCGATATTGGTGGGCGCTTAGTCGATATTCACGGCCAAAACGATAGCCAAACTTTGTTCAATGTGCGCATGCACGCTGAGTTGCTCGATCGCTATGCTGGAGTTGTTGCTGATCGCGAACAGCTTAGTCAACTGGTGATCGCAATTGAAGCAGTGCGCAGCCAAATTAGCACCTTACGTAACGCCGAAGCGCGTCGCCTTGAACGGATCGAAGAATTGACCTTTTTGGTTGAGGAATTGACCAACGCCAAGTTGATCGCTGGCGAAGAGGCCACTTTAACTAACGAACGCGGCTTATTACAAAATAGTGCTAAAATCACGGGCACGGTTGATACGATCTATCGTTTGTTGCGAACTGGCACACCAGCCAGCGAACGGCGTTCAGCCACCCGCTCAATCGTCGATAGCCTTGATGATGTCGCCAATCTGTTGAGCGAATTGCTGCGGTTAGACCCAAGTTTGGCTGGATTGAACGAGCAAATCCTTGAAGTGCGCTATCGGCTTGACGATGTGATTGAAGGCGTTCGGGTTTATCGCGATCGGCTGGAGTTTGAGCCAGGCCGCCTCGAAGTGATCGAAGATCGTTTGGCTGAGTTGCGCGATTTGGCTAAAAAATATCGCGCTGCTGATGCTGCCGAATTGCTCGAACGCTTGACCAGTGCCAGCGACGAACTCGAAACCTTGCACTACAGCGCTGAACATATTGCCGAATTGGTGCAACAAGAACAGCAATTGCTGGCAAGCATTGGACTGGCCGCTGCTGAACTGAGCCGCCGCCGTCGCCAAGCAGGCGATGAATTGGCTGAGCGGATTGCCGCTGCTATGAGCGATTTGGCCATGCCGCATGTTAAATTTCATGTTCAATTATCACAGCGCAGCGATCCACAAGGCGTATTAATTGATGATCAATATCTCGCCTTTGATCGCACGGGGATTGATCAGATTGAGTTTTTACTCAGCCCCAATCCTGGTGAGCCGCTCAAACCATTGGCTAAAATCGCCTCTGGTGGTGAATCGGCACGCTTGCTCTTGGCGATGAAATCGATTCTTTCAGCAGTTGATAGTGTGCCAACCTTGGTTTTTGATGAAGTTGATGTGGGAGTTGGGGGACGGGCTGGCCATGTGGTCGGCGAAAAATTATGGGGCATTAGCGATGCCCATCAAGTATTGTGTATTACCCACTTGCCTCAAGTTGCTGCTTTTGGTGATTGCCATTTTGCGATTGCCAAACAAGTTATCAACCAACGCACCCAAACCTTTGTGCAACCACTCAGCGAACAAGAACGCATCGAAGAACTAGCGGCGATGCTTGATGGAACACCTGTGAGCGAAGCCAGCCGTCGCTCGGCCAGCGCCATGCTCGAACGGGCTGCCAACTACAAACTGGCAACCAGCAACCCATAACTTGAAATTCAGATACCCATGCCTTTGAAGGAGTCTGCCTTGGATTCACGCGAGACAACGATCAGCCTATGGTCGCGGCGGGTGATGGAAGCCTGCTGGCTATTGGCTTTAGCAATGATCCCGGTCTATTTTAGTTTGCTCAGTGACCGCCACTTTGAGCCAGATAAAGCGGTGGCCTTGCGCTCAATCGTGATGATCCTTGGCGGTGCGTGGATTATCAATTGGCTTGAACGCGGCCAAGTTTTTCGTTCGTGGCCGCGTTGGCGCGATTGGTGGCGCTCGCCGTTGGTTGCTCCGGCTATCGTTTATGTTGGGGTCTTTTTCTTTACCACGCTCACCTCGGTATTGGTGTTTACCAGCTTTTTTGGGGGCTATAATCGACTTCAAGGCTTTTACACCAATTTCTCGTATGTCGTTGTCTTTGGGGCGATGTTGGCTCATGTGCGCCGCCGCGAGCAACTTGAGCGGATCATTACCGTGATTATTGCCACGACCTTGCCAACCTTGGGCTATGGTTGGGTGCAATATCAGCGTAGCGACCCCTTGCCATGGGCTGGCGATACCGCAGCACGGGTGGCCTCAAGCATGGGCAACTCGATTTTCGTGGCTGCTTATTTGATTTTAACCCTGCCCTTTATGTTGTATCGCTTAATTACTAGTTTGATGGCGACCAAACGGGCTGATGGTGATGGCTCAAACTCAGTTGGTTTAGATGCTGCTTGGTTTGTCACCTTGGGCTTGATTCCGCTTGGTCAATTAAGCCTTTTGTATGCCACACTCAAGTTGGGAGCATTACTACAAGCACCCTTGCTGGGTATCGGCCATTGGTGGATTTTCCCAATGTCGGTGATTGTTGCTGGTAGTACGTTGCCATTAATTTCGTGGGTAACTAGCACGCGTAGCCGCACCGATTGGCGCTTATATCTGCCTGGTGGCTTGATTTTGCTGTATATGCTGAGTTTGGTGTTGGGTGGTTATTTAACTGCCGATCAATGCCAAGGTCAAATCAACCAAACCTGCTATAACCTTGATATGGCAACCGCTGAGCGTGCTAGCGACTTCCGTACATGGTTCTTGTTGGCGATGGCGGCCTATTTTGGCTTCTATGGCTTGGTGGTAGCCTTGCCACGCCGCAGCGAAGCTGTTGCTCATGCAATTGTGCAATGGTTCAGTGCAGCAATCTATGCTGGACTAAGCCTCTTCACTGTGGTAATTATCTTCTTTACCCAAAGCCGTGGCCCGCAAATCGGCATGTTCGTCAGCATCTTCGTCTTCTTCACCCTCTTTTTATTGCAAGGCCTCCGTAGCACCAACTTCAAACGAATTTTTGGCGCGGCGCTGAGTGCATGGGTTGTACTTTCGCTGGCTGGAGCCGCCTTCTTAGTTGTGCTCAACACTGATCCAAGCAGTTTTAGTGGGCTACGCCAAAGTAACCGTTATATCAATCGTTTGGGCAACTTGCTTGAAACTGAGGGCGGGACTGGTTTGGTGCGGGTGTTGATTTGGCGCGGCGATGAGCATACCCAAGGCGCAGTTGGTTTGGCCTTGAGCGATCCGTTGCGCACGGTAATTGGGTGGGGGCCAGAATCGATGTTTGTGGCCTACAACCCATTTTACCCACCGCGTTTGGCTAATTATGAATCGCGCGGGGCTTCGCCTGACCGTTCGCACCAAGCCTTGTTGGACGAATTGGTCACCAAAGGCGCGATTGGCTTGTTTAGCCATTTGTTCTTATTTGGCTCATTCTTAATTATTATGCTGCGGCTGCTACGCATTCCACGGCTGATCAATTTAGGCCTAACCACGCTCTTTATGCTGGGAATTGGCATCTTCTTCGCAGTGTTTTTGAAGAGCCTCGCACTTGGCTTGATCGCTGGCGGCGTGGGCTTGTTGGTAGTTGGCCTCGCCACATGGTTGGGCTATGCCAAGCCGCTCGAAGCATCGCTGAGCTTTACGTGGCAATTACTGATTATTACGGTGCTTTCGGCAGTTGCGGCCAATTTTGTCGAAAACCTGTTTGGGATTCCAATTGTTTCGTCGTTGCTCTATACCTGGGTGATTATGGCGGTTGGCGTACTTGCTGGGGCACACGCTGGAGCCTATCAACTTGGCACAAAGCCAGCGGTTGTGGCTGCACCAGTCGCTGAAGAAGCCGCCGAATCAACCCCAGCCAAAGCTGGCACCAAACGCCAAGCTGCCCAAAATGCTCGCCGTAACCCTGCTGGCCGTGGTGGCCGCACCAGCAGCGGCGTAACTGGCGCGGCTCCTGCACGGATTTTGTATGCAGTCGTTGTGCCAATTGTCTTGCTGTTGGTTTGGTTTCTCAACCTCGATAATATTTTTGCTGATATGCGCTATTTGCAAGGCAAACAATTTATCGACCAAGGCCAAGGCCTTGATCAACATCTTTTGGGCTTTGCTGCGATTCAGGATGCGGTCGAACATGCACCCAACGAAGATTTGTATTTCTTGATGTATGGGCGAGCCTTGATGACTTTGGCCACCGATTTGAGCATTGAGCAAAACAAGTTGGTCAGCGAAAATCAAAATGCAGCGATCGCCCAAGTGCTGAATAGCCGTCCACGGCCTGATGCTGAGCTAGCCGATTTGCCCGACGCTGAATATAGCGTGGCTGGGTTGCAAACCGTTGCCCGCGATTTCTTGACCAAGTTTGGGCCATTGCAAGTGTTGGATTACGCACGCTTGGCCTTGGAAGAAGCCCAGCGGCTCAATCCCCAGAACAAAGATCATCCGGCTAATTTAGGCCGCTTGCATTCATCGTGGTTCCGCAACACCGAGCAAAGCGACTCTGAAGGCGCACGGATGCACCTTGATGCAGCGATTGAGGCCTACAAACAAGCGCACACGGTCGCGCCCCAGGATGTTGAATTGACTGGTCAATGGGCCATGTTGTATTTGTATCGCCAAGAATACGATACAGCGATTGCCGAATTAACCAAAGCGACCACACTTGATCCATTATGGTCGCTCAATTTCATTCGCTTGGGCGAGGCCTACCGCCGCAAGGGCGATTTGCCCAATGCAGCTTTAGCCTTTGCCAATGCCTTGGCGCTTGATCCACGAGCGCTCAGCAGCAGTGGCTTGGTTGACGTAGCTGAATTGCCAGCTGAACGCACTGCACGGGTACAAGCAACCTTTGCCTCGATGCAAAGCGATCCTGTGGTGTTTGATAGCTTCTTGACAGGCTTCGAGCGAGCGATTGCCAGCAAACCAGGTGATATGTCGTATCGCCAGATTTATACCCAAGTGCTGAGCGATAGCCAACGCTATGATGCTGGCTTGACCCAAGCCCAACTAGCCTTGGCTGAAATGGACAAAATGGGTGCAGTTGATCCGACGTTCAACACCACCTATGCTGATACCCGAACGGCCTTTGAAAAGCTGGTCAGCTTTTTTCAGAGCCAACTTGGCCAAAGTAAACCATAATTAAGTGCCCTCACCCCCTAGCCCCCTCGCCCGCCTAGCGAGCGAGGGGGAATCAGCCCACCATGACGGTTGGAACTCCCCTCGCCCGCCTCTGTGGGAGAGGGGTCGGGGGTGAGGGCACTTAGTCCATCCTTAATTTTCATCAAGAGAATCCTTATGAGTGTTTCGCTAGCCCAAATCTTTCTAATCTTTCTTTCGGCGCTAACCATGTCGATTGTCAGCACGCCCTTAGTTCGCCGTTTGGCGATCGCGGTTGGGATTATTGATCAACCAAATGCCCGCAAAGTGCATACTAACCCTGTGCCGTTGCTGGGTGGCTTGGCAATTTATGGCGGGGTCGTGGTTACGCTGCTGATTTGGGATGACCAATTTATTCTGCGTGAATTGGCGGCGATTTTGGGCGGCGCGACGATTGTGGTTGTGTGTGGCATGCTCGACGATAAATGGGGCTTATCGGCCTCATTGAAATTGTTAGGCCAAATTATCGCCTGCTTTGTGCTGATTTACGCTGGCATTCAGGTGCAATTATTTGCCTCGCCATGGCTCAACGCCCTAATCACGATTGCTTGGGTGGCGGGTATCTCGAATGCGATTAATTTCTTGGATAACATGGATGGCTTGTCGGCTGGTTTGACTGCGGTTGCCTCAGCCTTCTTTTTGCAACTAGCCGTTTTGAATGGTCAGTTTTTGGTTGCGGCCTTGTCGGCAGCAACAATGGGTGCGTGTATCGGCTTTTTACGCCATAACTTTGTGCCTACCAAAATCTTTATGGGCGACACTGGCAGCCTGTTTTTAGGCTTTATTTTGGCGGTGCTCGGCATCAAACTGCGCTTTCCGAGCAATAGCATCATCGTCACATGGATGATTCCGATTGTGGTCTTGGGCGTGCCAATTTTTGATACATCGATGGTGATCGTGGCCCGTTTGCGGCGGCGCGTCAATCCCTTCAATACCCCAGGCAAAGACCACATTTCGCATCGATTTGTGGCGCTGGGTTCGTCGCGGCGCGAAGCAGTCTTGATTTGCTATATGCTAGGCGTTGGCTGTGGCATTACCGCGACCATGTTGAGCAAAGCCGATGTACAAGAAGCCTATGCCTTGGCGGCGTTGTTGATTGGGATTGCAGCAGTTGGAATTTGGCTGTTTGAACGCTATGCGCGGTATAACCCGCCGAAGTGAACTCGCATGACAAAGCCCATGGTTTCTGCTCCCGCAGCGGTAACCATGGGCTTTTTAAGTTAAGCAGCGACCTTATGCGATTCCCAAGGCAACTCAAGAGCTAAACGGGGGGCGGT
This region of Herpetosiphon gulosus genomic DNA includes:
- a CDS encoding HEAT repeat domain-containing protein; this encodes MTDQLPPAQPRQPQPSQARPEAAPPQVADAQLRQLVVALDNTNDPNHERAEDDLIRLGAQAVPLLIDALDPRYPWLRAYRAAEALGQIGDGRASRPLSQALNHPNSNVRWAAVRALGKVGDGRALLALRRTARDDRSRTSWGEPVAASAAATLREMQRTSTILRLSDPIRIALLVAVAFFALFWANDRITTVRGAINESNHAVWGTAVTPILPTATPVSEDLSSEDDPEEDLVEETPTLDPAATPTLAPATATVVAPTANVRPAPNTNNDPIAQLKAGDNVQVLGQSGDWYEIQLPDGTGRGWVASSVLGPPSGPVPTVTN
- the recN gene encoding DNA repair protein RecN; translated protein: MLLELFIADFAIIDQVRLHFTPAFNVLTGETGAGKSIMIDALGMLRGERSDPSFVRAGSNQARVEGIFTLADRPDILPILAEYGLDGADDDQIILTREIHGASGRSVARINGRAVSSAVLRDIGGRLVDIHGQNDSQTLFNVRMHAELLDRYAGVVADREQLSQLVIAIEAVRSQISTLRNAEARRLERIEELTFLVEELTNAKLIAGEEATLTNERGLLQNSAKITGTVDTIYRLLRTGTPASERRSATRSIVDSLDDVANLLSELLRLDPSLAGLNEQILEVRYRLDDVIEGVRVYRDRLEFEPGRLEVIEDRLAELRDLAKKYRAADAAELLERLTSASDELETLHYSAEHIAELVQQEQQLLASIGLAAAELSRRRRQAGDELAERIAAAMSDLAMPHVKFHVQLSQRSDPQGVLIDDQYLAFDRTGIDQIEFLLSPNPGEPLKPLAKIASGGESARLLLAMKSILSAVDSVPTLVFDEVDVGVGGRAGHVVGEKLWGISDAHQVLCITHLPQVAAFGDCHFAIAKQVINQRTQTFVQPLSEQERIEELAAMLDGTPVSEASRRSASAMLERAANYKLATSNP
- the glpX gene encoding class II fructose-bisphosphatase — encoded protein: MKLERNLGFDLQRATEAAALRSARWMGRGDKNEADGAAVDAMRFALNATDMDGIVVIGEGEKDEAPMLYIGEQIGNGNEPRVDIAVDPVEGTTLLAQGMPGAIAVVAAAERGSLFNPPGIVYMDKIAVGESAKGSIDINASVEDNIRSVAKALKKRVEDVTVIVLDRPRHHDVIARIREMGARIKLILHGDVAASLMPSMLEAPADILMGIGGAPESVISACAMKCTGGEIQCKLWPRNDRERDLARQNGLNLDKVYTTNDLVQGDNIFWAATGITTGDFLKGVQFFGWGATTHSLVMRSASGTVRYIESRHRWDKLMRISDLPFAEH
- a CDS encoding MraY family glycosyltransferase, with protein sequence MSVSLAQIFLIFLSALTMSIVSTPLVRRLAIAVGIIDQPNARKVHTNPVPLLGGLAIYGGVVVTLLIWDDQFILRELAAILGGATIVVVCGMLDDKWGLSASLKLLGQIIACFVLIYAGIQVQLFASPWLNALITIAWVAGISNAINFLDNMDGLSAGLTAVASAFFLQLAVLNGQFLVAALSAATMGACIGFLRHNFVPTKIFMGDTGSLFLGFILAVLGIKLRFPSNSIIVTWMIPIVVLGVPIFDTSMVIVARLRRRVNPFNTPGKDHISHRFVALGSSRREAVLICYMLGVGCGITATMLSKADVQEAYALAALLIGIAAVGIWLFERYARYNPPK
- a CDS encoding AAA family ATPase, whose amino-acid sequence is MTQPYFSTTPIHDPRDFVGREREIVQINEALAAGRSCAVIGPSGSGKTSLLHHIGQAVAMVLDEPPQVVFLSLARVNEARDLYSPMLRALRANGDDELSLTQAFHEATTPPMLLLLDDLESAGMGWIGVVRSALRGWVNEGFLQIVAASSQPLDRIATDLQSTLSQITLAPMPEREVRSLITTLTQGANLNPDPITISQVIKLAGGYPAAIKLALELWAHSQATTQFDWQQLFRERQQAAHAGSSVAGYSTAIESEALPTTVKQHPMQPSKPAAKPEEPQRPRSYKADDPSEFLIMLILLSLAVLVGYLVGSWLGWLVGGLILGIWVGLAHAMVRWRGNGALSHIYVRATRWLPVVGRFAPK